The proteins below come from a single Gimesia alba genomic window:
- a CDS encoding GTP-binding protein, giving the protein MSHQIKFIMVGGFLGAGKTTTLGRLAKYYADQGLNVGVVTNDQAADLVDTNALRSQGLHVGEVAGACFCCHFNALMETIEELGSKSKPDVILAEPVGSCTDLVATVIQPIKRLFDAEFTIHPYAVLMKPSHGRKILKNETGSGFSPKAAYILRKQMEEADLILINRIDELTTEEVDELTGLIDENFPGTPVLRTSALTGEGFEGLVEFLEQEGDFGSKVLDIDYDIYAEGEAELGWLNSSVRLTSETSFSLDQLLLDVITQLQASFKEQGVETAHLKTIGLWEGFFGVANLVSNDSEPKLSLASDCTVNEVDLIVNARVACDPESLTEQVTQVLQNCAKALNAKLEIRQTQSFRPGRPVPTHRYAAPQ; this is encoded by the coding sequence ATGTCACATCAGATTAAATTTATTATGGTTGGTGGTTTCCTGGGGGCGGGGAAAACCACGACATTAGGTCGGCTGGCAAAGTATTATGCGGATCAGGGCTTGAATGTAGGGGTTGTGACCAACGATCAGGCAGCAGATCTGGTAGATACCAATGCGCTACGTTCCCAGGGGCTGCATGTCGGCGAAGTGGCCGGTGCCTGTTTCTGCTGTCATTTTAACGCACTGATGGAAACGATTGAAGAACTGGGATCAAAATCGAAGCCGGACGTGATTCTGGCAGAGCCGGTGGGAAGCTGTACTGACTTGGTGGCAACGGTGATTCAGCCCATTAAGCGCTTGTTTGATGCTGAGTTTACGATTCACCCTTATGCGGTTCTGATGAAGCCCAGTCATGGCCGAAAGATTTTGAAAAATGAGACGGGCTCTGGTTTCTCCCCGAAGGCTGCTTACATTTTGAGGAAGCAGATGGAAGAAGCGGATCTGATTCTGATTAATCGAATTGACGAACTCACGACCGAAGAAGTCGACGAACTCACCGGTCTGATTGACGAGAATTTTCCCGGGACTCCCGTTTTGAGAACATCCGCACTCACGGGCGAAGGCTTTGAAGGACTGGTTGAGTTTCTGGAGCAAGAGGGCGATTTCGGGAGTAAGGTTCTGGATATCGATTATGATATCTACGCCGAGGGAGAAGCAGAGTTGGGCTGGTTAAACAGCAGCGTGCGGCTTACTTCCGAGACATCCTTTTCTCTGGATCAGTTGTTGCTGGATGTGATTACCCAGTTGCAGGCTTCGTTTAAAGAGCAGGGGGTTGAGACGGCACATCTCAAGACCATCGGACTTTGGGAAGGCTTTTTCGGCGTGGCCAATCTGGTGAGCAACGACAGTGAGCCCAAGTTGTCTCTGGCTTCTGACTGCACAGTGAATGAAGTGGATCTGATCGTGAATGCCCGTGTCGCCTGTGATCCGGAATCGTTAACGGAGCAGGTAACGCAAGTCTTGCAGAACTGTGCGAAGGCATTGAATGCGAAGCTGGAGATTCGTCAGACGCAGAGTTTCCGTCCCGGCCGTCCTGTACCCACGCATCGCTACGCCGCGCCTCAGTAA
- a CDS encoding transposase, translated as MNRSVARLTLFEKPDDYAAFMRVVEETWQKNPLPIFAMSVMPNHWHFVVRPTTDTQLTDFFRLLTVTHTMRWHAHYATGGTGHLYQGRFKSFPIQSDDHLLTVMRYVERNPLRANLVQKAEEWEYGSAWARQQKQDTPEWLATPKNPPLPRNWRALVNKPQTDAELAALRKCNVRGTPFGNEKWTSNTAKRLSLESTTRPRGRPRTRKES; from the coding sequence ATGAACCGGTCTGTTGCGCGGCTGACTCTGTTCGAGAAGCCGGACGATTATGCTGCGTTTATGCGGGTGGTGGAGGAAACGTGGCAGAAAAATCCTCTGCCGATCTTCGCGATGTCAGTGATGCCCAATCACTGGCACTTTGTCGTACGGCCCACGACGGATACCCAGCTGACGGACTTCTTTCGACTGCTCACCGTCACCCACACAATGCGCTGGCACGCTCACTACGCAACCGGCGGCACCGGCCACCTGTACCAGGGACGTTTCAAGTCGTTTCCGATTCAGTCTGACGACCATTTACTGACCGTGATGCGTTACGTCGAACGCAACCCGTTGCGGGCAAATCTGGTCCAGAAGGCAGAGGAGTGGGAATACGGCTCCGCCTGGGCCCGACAGCAGAAACAGGATACGCCGGAATGGCTGGCGACGCCAAAGAATCCACCGCTGCCACGAAACTGGCGCGCCCTGGTCAACAAACCCCAGACCGATGCCGAGCTGGCCGCTCTCCGAAAATGCAACGTCCGCGGCACCCCGTTCGGCAACGAAAAATGGACCAGCAACACAGCCAAAAGGCTCTCATTAGAAAGCACCACCCGCCCCCGCGGCAGGCCTCGCACCAGAAAAGAGTCCTGA
- a CDS encoding DUF6985 domain-containing protein, with the protein MDYLSEASEKSEPNNGPVLLELQIESQDGKPPTSEQEAAFEYLCANANPIAKATLKYAFQQCKSAYYSESLPELSSLNGEKRDIRKRLNTLDGFYELVEPNTVTILADHKNKVSYIAFDFRTSLDYEHGFSILTHRRKALNWAGAGERGGGPPETISPEDQELINKSIDCEEHYLELVSKVVDLKSAERLAADIANVETESKALINQTFLLFTPNSPQAQKRSPILGQRFSEFQRIWKDCPEAAKHLNLYLKKCLAWKNSRP; encoded by the coding sequence GTGGATTATCTCTCCGAAGCATCAGAAAAAAGTGAACCGAATAATGGACCGGTGTTGCTAGAGCTCCAAATTGAGTCACAAGATGGTAAACCGCCCACATCTGAACAAGAAGCTGCATTTGAATATTTATGTGCAAATGCAAATCCTATTGCAAAAGCCACTTTAAAATATGCCTTTCAGCAATGTAAATCAGCGTACTATTCAGAGTCGCTTCCTGAACTAAGCTCGTTAAATGGTGAAAAACGTGACATTCGCAAACGACTGAATACTTTAGATGGATTTTACGAATTAGTAGAACCAAATACCGTTACGATTCTGGCGGATCATAAAAACAAGGTTTCATATATCGCATTTGATTTCAGAACTTCATTGGATTACGAACACGGCTTTAGCATTTTAACGCATCGAAGAAAGGCTTTAAATTGGGCAGGGGCTGGCGAACGAGGAGGAGGACCACCAGAAACAATTTCTCCAGAAGATCAGGAATTGATTAATAAAAGTATTGATTGTGAAGAGCATTATCTTGAGCTAGTGTCCAAGGTTGTAGATTTAAAATCAGCAGAACGACTGGCTGCTGATATCGCTAATGTAGAAACTGAGAGTAAAGCACTAATAAATCAGACTTTCCTGTTATTCACTCCAAATTCTCCACAAGCACAGAAACGATCCCCGATTCTGGGACAGCGATTTTCTGAATTTCAAAGAATCTGGAAAGACTGCCCTGAAGCTGCTAAGCATTTGAACTTGTATCTTAAAAAGTGCCTTGCGTGGAAAAATAGTCGCCCATAA
- the mutY gene encoding A/G-specific adenine glycosylase: MSDLNTLFETKRRQRFRRQLIAWYAAHQRDLPWRRLAEPYAVWISEIMLQQTVVAAVIPYFEKFQDRFPDVHALASADESEVLQHWEGLGYYSRARNIHKAAKIVSNELQGEFPQSVEGLQKLPGIGRYTAGAICSFAYDERAPIVEANTLRLYSRLIGLEEDPRSKAGQNQLWEFAELILPRKSPGDFNQALMDLGSLVCTPQNPDCGACPVSAGCEAFLNQRQHLIPRPKARPEITPLTDASIAVFREDAVLIRQRESDERWAGLWDFPRFTLEDLNGVSHPAATRKKNSGQKLLFEETPRQTARGVEMPAGLPRDVLGQLEAYVRDHAGVEAAVQQFVSEIRHSVTRYKIRLLCFIAQAEPADAGDSAGSYQWVRVSDLESYPLSVTGRKFAKLLAELV; this comes from the coding sequence ATGTCTGATCTGAATACTTTATTTGAAACGAAGCGGCGGCAGCGATTTCGCCGGCAATTAATTGCGTGGTATGCGGCGCATCAGCGTGATTTACCCTGGCGGCGGCTGGCTGAACCGTATGCGGTCTGGATCAGTGAGATCATGCTGCAGCAAACGGTCGTGGCAGCCGTGATTCCCTACTTTGAAAAGTTTCAGGATCGCTTTCCCGATGTGCATGCGCTGGCATCTGCTGACGAGAGCGAAGTACTGCAGCATTGGGAAGGGCTCGGATACTACAGCCGGGCGCGGAATATTCATAAGGCGGCCAAGATCGTCTCAAATGAGCTGCAGGGAGAATTTCCGCAGAGTGTCGAGGGCCTGCAAAAATTGCCGGGAATCGGTCGCTATACGGCAGGGGCGATTTGCTCGTTTGCGTATGACGAGCGGGCACCAATTGTTGAGGCGAATACGTTGCGGCTGTATTCGCGGTTGATCGGGCTGGAAGAAGATCCCCGATCCAAGGCTGGGCAAAATCAGCTGTGGGAATTTGCCGAGTTGATCCTGCCGCGGAAGTCACCCGGCGATTTCAATCAGGCGTTGATGGATTTGGGGAGTCTGGTTTGTACGCCTCAAAATCCCGATTGCGGTGCATGCCCGGTGAGTGCCGGGTGCGAAGCCTTTTTGAACCAGCGGCAGCATCTGATTCCCCGTCCCAAGGCACGTCCGGAGATCACGCCGTTGACCGATGCCAGCATTGCCGTTTTCAGGGAGGACGCCGTCTTGATCCGACAGCGGGAGTCAGACGAGCGCTGGGCCGGCCTGTGGGACTTTCCCCGGTTCACGCTGGAGGATTTAAATGGTGTGTCGCATCCCGCTGCCACTCGCAAGAAAAACAGTGGGCAGAAGCTGCTGTTTGAAGAGACACCGCGTCAAACGGCACGAGGCGTTGAGATGCCCGCCGGCTTGCCCCGCGATGTGCTGGGGCAACTGGAAGCATATGTACGAGATCACGCGGGCGTGGAGGCGGCCGTTCAACAGTTCGTATCCGAGATCCGTCACAGCGTGACCCGATATAAAATCCGGTTGCTTTGTTTTATCGCGCAGGCGGAGCCTGCTGATGCAGGAGATTCCGCAGGCAGCTATCAATGGGTCAGGGTAAGCGATCTGGAATCGTATCCGTTGTCAGTGACGGGGCGCAAATTTGCGAAACTGCTGGCGGAACTGGTGTAA
- a CDS encoding DegT/DnrJ/EryC1/StrS family aminotransferase, which translates to MNSSTREKPAILGGAPYFPEGPPEWPFASPDINQALQQAQETGLWGKYHGPCSQELQQELAAFHETDEVILCSSGTVAIELALRGLGIGPGDEVILAAYDFEGNFKNILTTGATPVLVDVDSRNCNLDLNLIKQAITNSTKCILVSHLHGGLVPMSAVMNLAKKWGIPVVEDACQIPGAKVEGRTAGSTGDIGVLSFGGSKLLTAGRGGAVMTSSPQIAQRIRLYSFRGNDAYPLTELQAALLIPQLKTLPHQNQKRQENVTRLLQQLADHAGLTSLSQANSTNEADSCPGYYKLGFKYDPEHFAGLTRELFCTSMQSEGIAFYPGFRALHTIHSKRRFRQMDELPVATACDQNLVVLHHPILLTDQNNMDLIATAVARIHQHAEEIIQMSTSGQLDTSRKKSEDLSFE; encoded by the coding sequence ATGAACAGTTCAACACGAGAAAAGCCGGCCATTCTGGGGGGAGCTCCCTACTTTCCGGAAGGCCCTCCCGAGTGGCCTTTTGCCTCTCCTGACATCAACCAGGCCTTACAGCAGGCACAGGAAACAGGGTTATGGGGAAAATACCATGGCCCCTGCTCTCAGGAGTTACAACAGGAACTGGCGGCCTTCCACGAAACCGATGAAGTGATTCTGTGTTCGAGCGGAACCGTTGCCATCGAGCTGGCCCTGCGCGGCCTGGGCATCGGCCCGGGCGATGAAGTCATCCTCGCGGCGTATGACTTCGAAGGAAACTTCAAGAATATTTTGACCACCGGTGCCACGCCGGTACTCGTTGATGTCGACAGTCGAAATTGTAATCTGGATCTTAACCTGATAAAGCAGGCTATCACTAACTCGACAAAATGTATTCTGGTATCACACCTACACGGAGGCCTGGTTCCCATGTCAGCTGTGATGAACCTCGCCAAAAAGTGGGGAATTCCCGTAGTAGAGGATGCCTGCCAGATTCCGGGCGCCAAAGTTGAAGGACGTACCGCCGGCAGTACTGGAGACATTGGCGTTCTTAGTTTTGGTGGCAGCAAACTGCTGACAGCAGGCCGCGGCGGTGCGGTTATGACATCTTCACCCCAGATCGCACAACGCATCCGACTCTACTCATTTCGGGGCAATGATGCCTACCCCCTGACAGAATTACAGGCAGCATTGCTGATCCCCCAACTGAAAACACTGCCGCATCAGAATCAAAAACGTCAGGAGAATGTCACACGTCTGCTGCAACAGCTCGCCGATCACGCCGGGCTCACCAGCCTCTCTCAAGCCAACTCCACTAATGAAGCGGACTCCTGCCCCGGGTATTACAAACTGGGCTTCAAGTATGATCCAGAGCACTTCGCAGGCCTCACTAGAGAGCTGTTCTGTACGTCAATGCAATCTGAAGGGATTGCCTTCTATCCGGGCTTCAGAGCTTTGCACACAATTCACAGCAAGCGACGCTTCAGACAAATGGATGAACTCCCCGTCGCCACCGCCTGCGATCAGAATCTCGTGGTCCTGCATCATCCGATTTTACTGACCGATCAAAACAACATGGATCTGATTGCCACGGCTGTCGCCCGGATTCATCAGCACGCTGAAGAAATCATTCAGATGTCCACCAGCGGCCAACTTGACACCAGCCGTAAAAAAAGCGAGGACCTTTCATTTGAATGA